One window of Metopolophium dirhodum isolate CAU chromosome 3, ASM1992520v1, whole genome shotgun sequence genomic DNA carries:
- the LOC132940516 gene encoding histone H4, with the protein MTGRGKGGKGLGKGGAKRHRKVLRDNIQGITKPAIRRLARRGGVKRISGLIYEETRGVLKVFLENVIRDAVTYTEHAKRKTVTAMDVVYALKRQGRTLYGFGG; encoded by the coding sequence ATGACAGGACGAGGCAAAGGAGGAAAAGGTCTGGGAAAAGGAGGCGCGAAACGTCATCGTAAAGTGCTCCGTGATAACATCCAGGGAATCACCAAGCCCGCCATCCGTCGGTTGGCTCGCCGAGGCGGTGTTAAACGTATTTCCGGTTTGATCTACGAAGAGACCCGTGGAGTTCTGAAGGTATTCCTGGAAAACGTGATCCGTGACGCAGTCACGTACACCGAGCACGCCAAGAGGAAGACCGTCACCGCCATGGACGTCGTGTACGCTCTCAAACGACAAGGTCGTACTCTGTACGGTTTCGGAGGTTAA
- the LOC132941942 gene encoding histone H2A-like, with amino-acid sequence MSGRGKAGKSKGGKSKTRSSRAGLQFPVGRIHRLLRKGNYAERVGAGAPVYLAAVMEYLAAEVLELAGNAARDNKKSRIIPRHLQLAIRNDEELNKLLSGVTIAQGGVLPNIQAVLLPKKTEKKA; translated from the coding sequence ATGAGCGGACGCGGCAAAGCAGGAAAATCGAAGGGAGGCAAATCCAAGACCAGGTCGTCCCGCGCCGGACTCCAGTTCCCGGTCGGTCGTATCCATCGTCTGTTGAGAAAAGGAAACTACGCCGAACGTGTCGGAGCCGGAGCACCGGTATACCTGGCCGCCGTCATGGAGTACTTGGCAGCTGAAGTTTTGGAGTTGGCCGGTAACGCGGCCCGTGACAACAAGAAGTCTCGTATCATCCCCAGACATTTGCAATTGGCCATCAGGAACGACGAGGAGTTGAACAAATTGTTGTCCGGAGTGACCATCGCTCAAGGTGGTGTGTTGCCCAACATCCAAGCCGTGCTCTTGCCCAAGAAGACCGAGAAGAAGGCTTAA
- the LOC132940975 gene encoding histone H2B-like, with translation MAPGGKSAGKAMKKSSGKAQKNIAKSDKKRKPKRKESYAIYIYKVLKQVHPDTGVSSKAMSIMNSFVNDLFERIAAESSRLAHYNKRSTITSREIQTAVRLLLPGELAKHAVSEGTKAVTKYTSSK, from the coding sequence ATGGCTCCAGGAGGAAAATCGGCGGGCAAAGCAATGAAGAAGTCGTCCGGCAAGGCACAAAAGAACATCGCCAAGTCCGACAAGAAGCGCAAGCCCAAGAGGAAAGAATCGTACGCAATTTACATCTACAAAGTGTTGAAACAAGTACATCCCGACACCGGAGTCTCGTCCAAAGCCATGAGCATCATGAACAGCTTCGTCAACGACCTGTTCGAGCGCATCGCCGCCGAATCCAGTCGTCTGGCCCACTACAACAAACGTTCGACCATTACCAGCCGGGAAATCCAAACTGCCGTCCGACTCTTGTTGCCCGGTGAATTGGCCAAGCACGCCGTCAGTGAAGGAACCAAGGCTGTGACCAAGTACACCAGCTCCAAATAA
- the LOC132941404 gene encoding histone H1A, sperm-like: MTDTVATTPAPVAASPAAKKSPAKKKLSASKVKKTVALHPTTAVMVTSAIKELKEKKGSSLPAIKKYLAANYKVDPAKLAPFIRKFLKAAVANGTVVQTKGTGASGHFKLPVAEVKPKKAVVAKKKKSIVKKVKAAGTPKKKKLVAAKKPAAGEPAAKKAKKTAAAKPKATTPKKAPAKAKKPAAVKPKSKKTPIKKTAAPKKK; encoded by the coding sequence ATGACAGACACCGTCGCCACAACTCCGGCTCCAGTCGCCGCATCGCCGGCCGCGAAGAAGTCCCCTGCCAAGAAGAAGTTGTCGGCTTCTAAAGTCAAGAAGACCGTTGCGTTGCACCCGACCACCGCCGTGATGGTCACGTCGGCCATCAAGGAGCTCAAGGAGAAGAAAGGTTCGTCGTTACCGGCCATCAAGAAATACTTGGCCGCCAACTACAAAGTCGACCCCGCCAAGCTGGCGCCTTTCATCAGGAAGTTTTTGAAAGCCGCCGTCGCCAACGGTACCGTCGTCCAGACCAAGGGAACCGGCGCTTCGGGACACTTCAAGTTGCCCGTCGCCGAGGTCAAGCCGAAAAAGGCCGTTGTAGCCAAAAAGAAGAAATCCATCGTCAAAAAAGTCAAAGCCGCCGGAACACCGAAGAAGAAGAAGCTCGTAGCCGCCAAGAAACCCGCGGCGGGTGAACCAGCAGCCAAAAAAGCGAAAAAGACCGCTGCGGCGAAGCCCAAGGCGACTACACCAAAGAAGGCCCCAGCCAAAGCGAAAAAGCCGGCCGCCGTCAAACCCAAATCGAAGAAGACTCCGATCAAGAAAACCGCAGCTCCCAAAAAGAAGTAG